The following proteins come from a genomic window of Flavobacteriaceae bacterium MAR_2010_188:
- a CDS encoding glucose 1-dehydrogenase — MHKPNARLAGQTAIVTGGSSGIGEAVARALGRDGANVIVNYNSSEEEALKIAEEISKDNRCGEAIAIQCNVSKEDEVKAMFKQAIDRFGTVDICVANAGLQKDAALHEMTLKDWQLVIDVNLTGQFLCVREAIKEFLRRGMRPEVSRSLGKIIHMSSVHQIIPWAGHSNYAASKGAIVMLMESICQEYAPQKVRCNSIAPGAIKTPINKSAWDTPEALEELNKLIPYKRIGVPEDIGSAAAWLASDESEYINGTTIYVDGGMTCYPGFTTNG; from the coding sequence ATGCATAAACCAAATGCTCGGCTTGCGGGCCAAACAGCTATTGTTACAGGAGGAAGTTCAGGAATTGGAGAAGCAGTAGCAAGAGCCTTGGGCCGAGATGGTGCCAATGTTATCGTAAACTATAATAGTAGCGAAGAAGAAGCTCTTAAAATAGCTGAAGAAATCAGTAAGGATAATCGTTGTGGCGAGGCCATTGCTATTCAGTGCAATGTAAGTAAAGAGGACGAAGTGAAGGCCATGTTTAAACAGGCGATTGACCGCTTTGGTACGGTCGATATTTGCGTTGCTAATGCTGGTCTACAAAAAGATGCCGCACTGCACGAAATGACTTTAAAAGACTGGCAGCTTGTAATAGACGTAAATTTAACCGGACAGTTTCTTTGTGTTAGAGAAGCGATAAAGGAATTTTTAAGACGCGGTATGCGGCCAGAAGTTTCTAGGTCTCTCGGTAAAATCATCCATATGAGTTCCGTCCACCAAATAATTCCTTGGGCAGGCCATTCTAATTACGCTGCTTCCAAAGGTGCAATCGTTATGTTAATGGAAAGCATCTGCCAAGAATATGCTCCACAAAAAGTACGCTGTAATAGTATTGCGCCGGGCGCGATAAAAACACCGATAAATAAATCGGCTTGGGATACTCCAGAAGCCTTGGAAGAATTAAATAAACTAATTCCGTACAAACGTATCGGTGTCCCAGAAGATATAGGGAGTGCCGCTGCCTGGCTGGCTTCAGACGAATCAGAATATATTAATGGTACAACTATCTATGTAGATGGAGGTATGACGTGTTATCCAGGATTTACTACAAATGGATAA